In Stigmatella erecta, a genomic segment contains:
- a CDS encoding serine hydrolase domain-containing protein → MRLLSHLWFLPRLLAVTALAGAGASCGHLQMDGPGSPPGLRDDGWPVATLEAEGMAREPLLELERRIAAKEYPAPDALLIARNGKLVYERYWNGFHGDTPHDLRSATKSITSLLVGAALAQGLLPGTGTPVLPLLQRYAPFRNADARKERITVRDLLEMRGGWACDDWNPDSPGQEERMYDSGDWVKFVLDLPMAEAPGQSTVYCTGGVVVLGALTEDAAGVPFPEFSRRALFEPLGIRRFEWQAADGGRTDTGGHLRLRPRDFAKLGQLLLNGGQWEGRQLLPAAWLQESTTSARTLGDSRYGYLWWLNTFTVGGTPVEALFARGNGGQYLFVFPSLGLTAVFTGSFYNEAASALPIELAGRFVLVSALRPEGPTP, encoded by the coding sequence ATGCGGCTTCTGTCTCACCTGTGGTTTCTGCCCCGGCTCCTAGCCGTGACCGCGCTCGCGGGCGCGGGGGCCTCGTGTGGGCACCTCCAGATGGACGGGCCGGGGAGCCCGCCCGGCCTGCGCGACGATGGGTGGCCGGTCGCCACGCTGGAGGCGGAGGGCATGGCGCGGGAGCCGCTGCTGGAGCTGGAGCGGCGCATCGCGGCGAAGGAGTACCCGGCCCCCGACGCCCTGCTCATCGCCCGCAACGGCAAGCTCGTCTACGAGCGGTACTGGAACGGCTTTCACGGCGACACGCCGCATGACTTGCGCTCCGCCACGAAGAGCATCACCTCGCTGCTGGTGGGGGCGGCCCTGGCGCAGGGGCTGCTGCCGGGTACCGGCACGCCCGTCCTGCCGTTGCTTCAGCGCTACGCCCCCTTCCGCAACGCGGACGCGCGCAAGGAGCGCATCACCGTCCGGGACTTGCTGGAGATGCGCGGCGGGTGGGCGTGCGACGACTGGAACCCGGACTCTCCGGGCCAGGAAGAGCGGATGTATGACTCGGGGGACTGGGTGAAGTTCGTCCTCGACCTTCCCATGGCCGAGGCGCCCGGCCAGTCCACCGTGTACTGCACGGGCGGCGTGGTGGTCCTGGGCGCGCTGACCGAGGACGCGGCGGGGGTGCCCTTCCCCGAGTTCTCGCGCCGGGCGCTCTTCGAGCCGCTGGGCATCCGCCGGTTCGAGTGGCAGGCGGCGGACGGTGGCCGCACCGACACGGGCGGGCACCTGCGCCTGCGCCCGCGCGACTTCGCGAAGCTTGGCCAGCTCCTGCTGAACGGCGGCCAGTGGGAGGGCCGGCAGCTCCTCCCGGCGGCGTGGCTCCAGGAGTCCACCACGAGCGCGCGGACGCTGGGGGACTCCCGGTATGGCTACCTCTGGTGGCTCAACACCTTCACCGTGGGCGGCACGCCCGTGGAGGCCCTCTTCGCGCGAGGCAACGGGGGGCAGTACCTCTTCGTGTTCCCGTCGCTCGGGCTGACGGCCGTCTTCACGGGCAGCTTCTACAACGAGGCGGCGTCCGCCCTGCCCATCGAGCTGGCCGGGCGGTTCGTCCTCGTGTCCGCGCTGCGGCCGGAGGGCCCCACGCCCTAG
- a CDS encoding HEAT repeat domain-containing protein, producing MTRSTFFRLRVPGLLALMLCPLLAPPAFAQAASRGPAPVHQGETCSVQGLMDQIRRGLGSGSEAYKRYLRTLLRESAVTLPDSELRAAFERETEPVMAEHLAAALVARTERGVDPSAMQAVAKRALEDRDPQVRAATIRAMRRTSATESTGDMYERLVRDTSPEVRMEAATNLIEDNQFVYSGHHGPAADMAVAAAAASTDPKVTAKILGNLSTEAISDGSARRLQALLRSGDADVRAAAVTALGGVPSAQMASTRESLLALYRGEQDSSVRKALLQSIAQLGFTAAVPELQRLRGVDPSLVAEIDAWTQALGMGLQEWSLILREKQRLQQAR from the coding sequence ATGACCCGCTCCACCTTCTTCCGCTTGCGCGTGCCCGGCCTGCTGGCCCTCATGCTGTGCCCACTGCTGGCCCCGCCGGCCTTCGCGCAGGCGGCCTCCCGGGGCCCGGCCCCCGTCCACCAGGGGGAGACGTGCTCGGTGCAAGGCTTGATGGATCAGATCCGGCGGGGGCTCGGCTCGGGGTCGGAGGCGTACAAGCGCTACCTGCGCACGCTCCTGCGCGAGTCCGCCGTCACCTTGCCCGACAGCGAGCTGCGGGCGGCATTCGAGCGGGAGACGGAGCCCGTCATGGCCGAGCACCTGGCGGCGGCCCTCGTCGCGCGGACCGAGCGCGGGGTGGACCCCAGTGCCATGCAGGCCGTGGCGAAGCGGGCCCTGGAGGATCGCGATCCGCAGGTTCGCGCCGCCACGATTCGCGCCATGCGGCGGACCAGCGCCACGGAGAGCACGGGCGACATGTATGAGCGCCTGGTGAGGGACACCTCGCCCGAGGTGCGCATGGAGGCCGCAACCAACCTCATCGAGGACAACCAGTTCGTCTACTCGGGCCACCACGGCCCGGCCGCGGACATGGCGGTGGCGGCGGCCGCCGCCTCCACGGATCCGAAGGTGACCGCGAAGATCCTCGGCAACCTCTCGACCGAGGCGATCAGCGACGGCTCGGCGCGCCGGCTTCAGGCACTGCTGCGAAGCGGCGACGCGGACGTCCGCGCGGCGGCGGTCACCGCGCTGGGCGGAGTGCCCTCGGCGCAGATGGCCAGCACCCGGGAGTCGCTCCTCGCCCTGTATCGCGGCGAGCAGGATTCCTCGGTGCGCAAAGCGCTGCTGCAGAGCATCGCCCAGCTGGGTTTCACGGCCGCGGTGCCCGAGCTCCAGCGGCTGCGCGGCGTCGATCCCAGCCTGGTGGCGGAGATCGACGCGTGGACGCAAGCACTCGGCATGGGCCTTCAGGAGTGGAGCCTGATTCTGAGGGAGAAACAGCGGTTACAGCAGGCTCGATGA